From a single Alloactinosynnema sp. L-07 genomic region:
- a CDS encoding MCE family protein, with protein MKPFRSRNPIPIGIVSLVTIGLLMVAAVNSDELPVIGGGTTYSAEFTEAAGIQPDDEVRVAGIKVGKVSDVDLDGDKVVVRFKVKDAWVGDRSRAEIKIKTLLGQKFLSLEPDGTEVLDPGTRIPRERTMAPYDVLEAFRGLAETVNEVDTVQLAKSFEVIAETFADTPDEVKGALTGLQSLSHTISSRDQELATLLNNTKQISQTLADRDAEVVKLLTDGNLLLGEINNRKKAIDALLTGTQTLATELQGLVADNNGQLGPVLQSLDQLTAMLQRNQTSLAEGIKKFAPFARQFNNAIGSGRWFDNYICGLLPPAFGPLNQQGCLGNPS; from the coding sequence GTGAAGCCGTTCCGGTCCCGCAACCCGATCCCGATCGGCATCGTCAGCCTGGTCACCATCGGCCTGCTCATGGTCGCCGCGGTGAACTCCGACGAGCTGCCGGTCATCGGCGGCGGCACGACCTACAGCGCCGAGTTCACCGAGGCCGCGGGCATCCAGCCCGACGACGAGGTACGTGTCGCGGGCATCAAGGTCGGCAAGGTCTCCGACGTCGACCTCGACGGGGACAAGGTGGTCGTCCGGTTCAAGGTCAAGGACGCGTGGGTGGGCGACCGCTCCCGAGCCGAGATCAAGATCAAGACGCTGCTCGGCCAGAAGTTCCTCTCCCTGGAACCAGACGGCACCGAGGTGCTCGACCCGGGCACCCGCATCCCGCGCGAGCGGACCATGGCCCCTTATGACGTCCTAGAGGCCTTCCGCGGCCTGGCCGAGACGGTCAACGAGGTCGACACCGTCCAGCTCGCCAAGAGCTTCGAGGTGATCGCCGAGACCTTCGCCGACACCCCGGACGAGGTGAAGGGCGCGCTCACCGGCCTGCAGTCGCTGTCGCACACCATCTCCTCGCGTGACCAGGAACTGGCCACCCTGCTGAACAACACCAAGCAGATCAGCCAGACCCTCGCCGACCGCGACGCCGAGGTGGTCAAGCTGCTCACCGACGGCAACCTGCTGCTTGGCGAGATCAACAACCGCAAGAAGGCGATCGACGCGCTGCTGACCGGCACCCAGACCCTGGCCACGGAACTACAGGGCCTGGTCGCCGACAACAACGGCCAGCTCGGCCCGGTGTTGCAGAGCCTGGACCAGCTGACCGCCATGCTGCAGCGCAACCAGACCTCGCTGGCCGAGGGCATCAAGAAGTTCGCCCCGTTCGCGCGCCAGTTCAACAACGCGATCGGCTCGGGCCGCTGGTTCGACAACTACATCTGCGGCTTGCTGCCACCCGCGTTCGGTCCGCTGAACCAGCAGGGATGTCTGGGGAACCCATCATGA
- a CDS encoding MCE family protein, with translation MRGLAAPLIKLALFMAITIAATGVLAISIANTNLSSTESYTARFTDATLLLPGDDVRIAGVRVGQVEEVSVADRKQAQVKFSVASGRKLPASVTATIKFRNLVGQRYISLTQGAGFDPNAVLKPGDNIPLERTRPALDLTELFNGFKPLFRALSPDDVNKLSYELITVLQGEGGTVENLLAHTASLTTAIADKDAVIGEVITNLNGVLGAVNSRGEQLSQLIVQVQQLVSGLAEDRKPIGDAIDALGGLATSTSGLLQQAREPLKQDIAALGHLTSNLNANEKTVEHFIQFMPTKLSTLTRTVSYGSWFNFFLCEATGDIGIPGLISTPINIPILPANQARCLS, from the coding sequence ATGAGAGGTCTCGCCGCCCCGCTGATCAAACTGGCCCTGTTCATGGCGATCACGATCGCCGCGACCGGCGTGCTGGCGATCAGCATCGCCAACACCAACCTCAGCTCGACCGAGTCCTACACGGCCCGGTTCACCGACGCGACGCTGCTGCTGCCCGGCGACGACGTGCGCATCGCGGGTGTGCGGGTCGGCCAGGTCGAGGAGGTCTCGGTCGCCGACCGCAAGCAGGCGCAGGTCAAGTTCTCCGTCGCGTCCGGCCGCAAGCTGCCCGCGTCGGTCACGGCCACGATCAAGTTCCGCAACCTGGTCGGCCAGCGCTACATCTCGCTGACCCAGGGCGCGGGCTTCGACCCCAACGCCGTGCTCAAGCCGGGCGACAACATCCCGCTGGAGCGCACCCGGCCCGCGCTGGACCTGACCGAACTGTTCAACGGCTTCAAGCCGCTGTTCCGCGCGCTGTCGCCCGACGACGTCAACAAGCTGTCGTACGAGCTGATCACGGTCCTGCAGGGGGAGGGCGGCACGGTGGAGAACCTGCTGGCCCACACCGCGTCGCTGACCACAGCCATCGCCGACAAGGACGCGGTGATCGGCGAGGTGATCACCAACCTCAACGGGGTCCTCGGCGCGGTCAACTCCCGCGGCGAGCAGCTCTCGCAGCTGATCGTGCAGGTTCAGCAGCTGGTCAGCGGCCTGGCCGAGGACCGCAAGCCGATCGGTGACGCCATCGACGCGCTCGGCGGGCTGGCCACCAGCACCTCGGGGCTGCTCCAGCAGGCCCGTGAGCCGCTCAAGCAGGACATCGCCGCGCTCGGCCACCTCACCAGCAACCTCAACGCCAACGAGAAGACCGTCGAGCACTTCATCCAGTTCATGCCGACCAAGCTCAGCACGCTGACTCGCACGGTCAGCTACGGCTCCTGGTTCAACTTCTTCCTCTGCGAGGCCACCGGTGACATCGGCATCCCGGGTCTGATCAGCACACCGATCAACATCCCGATCTTGCCAGCGAACCAGGCGAGGTGTCTGTCGTGA
- a CDS encoding MCE family protein encodes MSTRSLGKTIRRRLLGLAFIAVIIGLVALSIAMYNKAFTPVAKVTLTTDKVGNQLAVHSDVKVRGLVVGEVRKITPTADGAVLDLAIDPEKIDVIPSNVAARFLPKTLFGERYVSLQIPEQAAADSLSAGDNIKQDKTIKAVELEQAFESLLPVLQAVQPQKLSSTLTAISTALQGRGKDLGTTLADLGELVGDINPHLPQLREDLRSLATVSETYGDVTPDLVAALTDLTVTSKTVAEQRANLDLLFASTTTAARDLESFLRANSANLIQLADSARPTLETLARYSPEYPCLLKLMTEGVQVVNQALGIGTNKPGLHATIEVTVNRGPYKPGKDEPRYEEDRGPRCYDFAQFPQPFPQTPPDGPLKDGASMPPAARPAQDGLLPGSNTAQYTTPNGAGADGLGLPNSPQEIAFVSQLIAPGMGLSPDQVPSWSTLLLGPAFRGAEVSFQ; translated from the coding sequence ATGAGCACGCGAAGCCTCGGCAAGACGATCCGGCGCAGGCTCCTGGGCCTGGCGTTCATCGCGGTGATCATCGGCCTGGTCGCCCTGAGTATCGCGATGTACAACAAGGCGTTCACCCCGGTCGCCAAGGTCACCCTGACCACCGACAAGGTCGGCAACCAGCTCGCGGTGCACTCCGACGTCAAGGTCCGCGGCCTGGTCGTCGGCGAGGTCCGCAAGATCACCCCGACGGCCGACGGCGCCGTGCTGGATCTCGCCATCGATCCCGAGAAGATCGACGTGATCCCCAGCAACGTCGCGGCTCGGTTCCTGCCCAAGACGCTGTTCGGCGAGCGCTATGTGTCGCTGCAGATCCCCGAGCAGGCCGCCGCCGACTCGCTGAGTGCAGGCGACAACATCAAGCAGGACAAAACGATCAAGGCCGTGGAACTGGAGCAGGCCTTCGAGAGCCTGCTGCCGGTGCTGCAGGCGGTGCAGCCGCAGAAGCTGTCGAGCACGCTCACCGCGATCTCGACCGCGCTGCAGGGCCGCGGCAAGGACCTGGGCACCACCCTGGCCGACCTCGGCGAACTCGTCGGCGACATCAACCCGCACCTGCCTCAGCTGCGCGAGGACCTGCGCAGCCTGGCCACGGTCAGCGAGACCTACGGCGACGTCACCCCGGACCTCGTCGCCGCGCTCACCGACCTGACGGTCACCTCCAAGACCGTCGCCGAGCAGCGCGCCAACCTCGACCTGCTGTTCGCCTCGACCACCACCGCGGCCCGCGACCTGGAGTCGTTCCTGCGCGCCAACAGCGCCAACCTGATCCAACTCGCCGACTCCGCCCGTCCGACGCTGGAGACGCTGGCCAGGTACTCCCCGGAGTACCCGTGCCTGCTCAAGCTGATGACCGAGGGCGTGCAGGTGGTCAACCAGGCGCTGGGCATCGGCACCAACAAGCCCGGCCTGCACGCCACCATCGAGGTCACGGTCAACCGCGGCCCGTACAAGCCGGGCAAGGACGAGCCGCGCTACGAAGAGGACCGCGGACCGCGCTGCTACGACTTCGCCCAGTTCCCGCAGCCGTTCCCGCAGACCCCGCCGGACGGCCCGCTCAAGGACGGCGCGTCGATGCCGCCCGCGGCCCGCCCAGCGCAGGACGGTCTGCTGCCCGGATCGAACACCGCGCAGTACACGACCCCCAACGGCGCGGGCGCCGACGGGCTCGGACTGCCCAACTCGCCGCAGGAGATCGCCTTCGTGTCCCAGCTGATCGCCCCGGGCATGGGCTTGAGCCCGGACCAGGTGCCGTCGTGGAGCACGCTGCTGCTCGGCCCGGCCTTCCGCGGCGCGGAGGTGAGCTTCCAATGA
- a CDS encoding ABC transporter permease, which translates to MASVTDTAKKVVDRPLQTLDNLGDQLSFYIRALAWIPRALRRYMRETMRLLAEVSFGSGALAVIGGTVGVMVGLTVFTGIVVGLQGYAALDQIGTAAFSGFASAYINTREVAPLVAGLALSATVGSGFTAQLGAMRISEEIDALEVMAVPSLPFLVTTRIIAGFIAVIPLYIIGLLSSYLASRTITVYFYGQSAGTYDHYFNLFLPPEDVFWSFGKVLIFAIIIILTHCYYGYNASGGPAGVGIAVGRAVRTTIVTVALVNFFIGFAIWGTTTTVRIAG; encoded by the coding sequence ATGGCCTCCGTGACCGACACCGCCAAGAAGGTCGTCGACCGTCCACTCCAGACGCTCGACAACCTCGGCGACCAGCTCTCGTTCTACATCCGCGCGCTGGCGTGGATCCCGCGCGCGCTGCGCCGCTACATGCGCGAGACCATGCGGCTGCTGGCCGAGGTCAGCTTCGGCAGCGGCGCGCTCGCGGTCATCGGCGGCACCGTCGGGGTCATGGTCGGCCTGACCGTGTTCACCGGCATCGTCGTCGGCCTGCAGGGCTACGCCGCCCTCGACCAGATCGGCACCGCGGCCTTCTCCGGTTTCGCGTCGGCCTACATCAACACCCGCGAGGTCGCGCCGCTGGTGGCGGGCTTGGCGCTGTCGGCGACGGTCGGCTCCGGCTTCACCGCGCAGCTCGGCGCCATGCGGATCTCCGAGGAGATCGACGCGCTCGAGGTCATGGCCGTGCCCAGCCTGCCGTTCCTGGTGACCACCCGGATCATCGCGGGCTTCATCGCGGTCATCCCGCTCTACATCATCGGTTTGCTGTCGTCGTATTTGGCGTCCAGAACGATCACGGTCTATTTCTATGGCCAATCGGCGGGCACCTACGACCACTACTTCAATCTCTTCTTGCCACCTGAGGACGTGTTCTGGTCCTTCGGCAAGGTGCTGATCTTCGCGATCATCATCATCCTGACCCACTGCTACTACGGCTACAACGCCAGCGGCGGCCCCGCGGGCGTGGGTATCGCCGTCGGCCGCGCGGTGCGGACCACGATCGTGACCGTCGCGCTGGTGAACTTCTTCATCGGCTTCGCGATCTGGGGCACCACCACGACAGTGAGGATCGCGGGATGA
- a CDS encoding ABC transporter permease, with amino-acid sequence MTTATANFPGAGALRETGRLFALGLDVVVNVFRRPFQAREFIQQCWFIASVTILPTALVAIPFGAIVALQLGTLIVQLGAQSFTGAASVLAIIQQAAPLVTALLVAGAGGSAICADIGSRTIREEIDAMEVLGVSPVQRLIVPRVLAMMLVAVLLNGLVSVVGVMGGYFFNVVLQGGTPGAYLASFSALAQLPDLWISELKALIFGFIAGVVAAYRGLNPKGGPKGVGDAVNQSVVITFLLLFFVNFVLTAVYLTVVPAKGS; translated from the coding sequence GTGACCACCGCGACCGCCAACTTCCCCGGAGCCGGGGCACTTCGGGAGACCGGGCGCCTGTTCGCGCTCGGTCTCGACGTAGTGGTCAACGTCTTCCGGCGGCCGTTCCAGGCCCGTGAGTTCATCCAGCAATGCTGGTTCATCGCCAGCGTCACGATCCTGCCGACCGCGCTGGTCGCCATCCCGTTCGGCGCGATCGTGGCGCTGCAACTGGGCACGCTGATCGTGCAACTCGGCGCGCAGTCGTTCACCGGCGCGGCCAGCGTGCTGGCGATCATCCAGCAGGCTGCGCCGCTGGTGACCGCGCTGCTGGTGGCGGGCGCGGGCGGGTCGGCGATCTGCGCCGACATCGGCTCGCGGACCATCCGCGAGGAGATCGACGCCATGGAGGTGCTCGGCGTCTCCCCGGTACAGCGGCTGATCGTGCCCCGCGTGCTCGCGATGATGCTCGTCGCGGTGCTGCTCAACGGCCTGGTCAGCGTCGTCGGCGTGATGGGTGGCTACTTCTTCAACGTCGTACTGCAGGGCGGCACGCCCGGCGCCTACCTGGCCAGCTTCTCGGCCCTGGCGCAGCTGCCCGACCTGTGGATCTCCGAGCTCAAGGCGCTGATCTTCGGGTTCATCGCCGGTGTCGTGGCCGCCTACCGCGGCCTCAACCCGAAGGGCGGCCCGAAGGGCGTCGGCGACGCGGTGAACCAGTCCGTCGTCATCACCTTCCTGCTGCTGTTCTTCGTCAACTTCGTGCTGACCGCGGTCTACCTCACGGTCGTCCCGGCTAAGGGGAGCTGA
- a CDS encoding ABC transporter ATP-binding protein, translating into MGAEVVIEGLTKSFGKQAIWRDVTLTLPPGEVSVMLGPSGTGKSVFLKSMIGLLKPDRGKCVINGVDIVTCSEAKLYETRKLFGVLFQDGALFGSMNLFDNVAFPLREHTKKSEAEIKRIVLDKLELTGLQGAEKKLPGEISGGMRKRAGLARALVLDPEIILCDEPDSGLDPVRTAYLSQLLIDLNAQIDATILIVTHNINLARTVPDNLGMLFRKELVMFGPREVLLTSDEPVVEQFLNGRRLGPIGMSEEKDAAQMAREQAHADAGHSDGSSDEDLRGVVPQIEPTPGMPVRQGVRRRKDRVMRILHTLPPAAQEGIIQSLTDEERARYNVHSHLKPAPQSVNAHRPQPVPRQAPRPVGDPPQSFHGDLSDTQVARLPESSWPQPPGGGK; encoded by the coding sequence ATGGGCGCCGAGGTGGTCATCGAGGGTCTGACCAAGTCCTTCGGTAAGCAGGCCATCTGGCGGGATGTCACTTTGACCTTGCCCCCAGGTGAGGTGTCGGTGATGCTCGGCCCGTCGGGTACTGGCAAGTCCGTCTTCCTCAAGTCGATGATCGGCCTGCTCAAGCCCGACCGCGGCAAGTGCGTCATCAACGGCGTCGACATCGTCACATGCAGCGAAGCCAAGCTCTACGAGACGCGCAAACTCTTCGGCGTCCTCTTCCAGGACGGCGCGCTGTTCGGGTCGATGAACCTCTTCGACAACGTGGCGTTCCCGTTGCGTGAGCACACGAAGAAGTCCGAGGCCGAGATCAAGCGGATCGTGCTGGACAAGCTTGAGTTGACCGGTCTGCAAGGCGCCGAGAAGAAGCTTCCCGGTGAGATCTCCGGCGGTATGCGCAAGCGTGCGGGTCTGGCGCGGGCGTTGGTTCTTGACCCGGAGATCATTCTGTGTGACGAGCCGGACTCGGGTCTGGACCCGGTCCGCACGGCGTATCTGTCGCAGTTGCTTATCGATCTGAACGCGCAGATCGACGCCACCATTCTCATCGTCACGCACAACATCAACCTGGCGCGCACGGTGCCGGACAACCTGGGCATGTTGTTCCGCAAGGAATTGGTCATGTTCGGTCCGCGCGAGGTGTTGCTGACCAGTGACGAGCCCGTGGTGGAGCAGTTCCTCAACGGTCGTCGGCTCGGGCCGATCGGCATGTCCGAGGAGAAGGACGCCGCCCAGATGGCCCGCGAGCAGGCGCACGCCGACGCCGGGCACTCTGACGGGTCGTCGGATGAGGACCTGCGTGGTGTCGTCCCGCAGATCGAGCCGACCCCGGGCATGCCGGTCCGCCAGGGCGTTCGCCGACGCAAGGACCGCGTCATGCGCATCCTGCACACGCTGCCGCCGGCGGCGCAGGAAGGCATCATCCAGTCGCTGACCGACGAGGAGCGCGCCCGCTACAACGTGCACTCGCACCTGAAGCCCGCCCCGCAGTCGGTCAACGCGCACCGGCCGCAGCCGGTTCCCCGGCAGGCGCCGCGTCCGGTGGGCGACCCGCCGCAGAGCTTCCACGGCGACCTCTCCGACACCCAGGTGGCTCGGCTGCCCGAGTCGTCATGGCCGCAGCCGCCCGGCGGTGGAAAGTGA
- the rplL gene encoding 50S ribosomal protein L7/L12 produces MAKLSTDELLDAFKEMTLLELSAFVKQFEETFEVTAAAPVAVAVAGGAAAPAEAAEEQDEFDVVLESAGEKKIQVIKVVREVVSGLGLKEAKELVEAAPKAILEKVNKEAAEAAKEKLEAAGAKISVK; encoded by the coding sequence ATGGCGAAGCTCAGCACCGACGAGCTGCTCGACGCGTTCAAGGAAATGACGCTGCTCGAGCTGTCCGCGTTCGTGAAGCAGTTCGAGGAGACCTTCGAGGTCACCGCCGCCGCCCCCGTCGCCGTCGCCGTCGCCGGTGGCGCCGCTGCTCCGGCTGAGGCCGCTGAGGAGCAGGACGAGTTCGACGTCGTCCTCGAGTCGGCTGGCGAGAAGAAGATCCAGGTCATCAAGGTCGTCCGCGAGGTCGTCTCGGGCCTGGGCCTGAAGGAGGCCAAGGAGCTGGTCGAGGCCGCTCCGAAGGCGATCCTGGAGAAGGTCAACAAGGAGGCCGCCGAGGCCGCCAAGGAGAAGCTCGAGGCCGCTGGCGCCAAGATCTCCGTCAAGTGA
- the rplJ gene encoding 50S ribosomal protein L10: MAKPEKVNAVAEIADKFRNSSAAVVTEYTGLTVSQLTTLRRALGTGTTYRVAKNTLVQRAAADAGVQGLESLFLGPTAIAFVEGEPVDAAKVLRDFAKDNKGLVIKGGYMDGRPLTVEEVAKIADLDSREVLLAKLAGAMKGNLSKAAGLFQAPASQIARLAAALQEKKAAEGSAPAAEAPAEDAVAAES; encoded by the coding sequence ATGGCGAAGCCTGAGAAGGTGAACGCAGTCGCCGAGATCGCGGACAAGTTCCGCAACAGCTCGGCTGCCGTCGTCACCGAGTACACGGGCCTCACCGTGTCGCAGCTGACCACGCTGCGTCGCGCTCTCGGCACTGGCACGACCTATCGCGTCGCGAAGAACACCCTCGTCCAGCGGGCCGCCGCCGACGCGGGTGTCCAAGGACTGGAGAGCCTTTTCCTCGGTCCGACCGCGATCGCCTTCGTCGAAGGCGAACCGGTGGACGCGGCGAAGGTCCTGCGCGACTTCGCGAAGGACAACAAGGGTCTGGTCATCAAGGGCGGCTACATGGATGGCCGCCCGCTCACGGTGGAAGAGGTCGCGAAGATCGCGGACCTCGACTCCCGTGAGGTGCTGCTCGCCAAGCTGGCGGGCGCGATGAAGGGCAACCTCAGCAAGGCCGCCGGTCTGTTCCAGGCCCCGGCTTCGCAGATCGCCCGCCTGGCCGCTGCCCTGCAGGAGAAGAAGGCCGCCGAGGGCTCCGCCCCCGCCGCCGAGGCTCCCGCTGAGGACGCTGTCGCAGCCGAGAGCTGA
- the rplA gene encoding 50S ribosomal protein L1, with product MAKRSKAYRQAAELVDKERLYTPLQAAQLAKETSKVKLDATVEVAIRLGVDPRKADQMVRGTVNLPHGTGKTARVIVFATGDKAAEAEAAGADAVGSEDLIERIQGGWLDFDAAIATPDQMAKVGRIARILGPRGLMPNPKTGTVTPEVTKAVNEIKGGKINFRVDKQANLHIVIGKVSFDQAKLVENYAAALDEILRAKPSAAKGRFLKKITFSTTMGPGIPVDPARTRNLLEDEVQV from the coding sequence ATGGCAAAGCGCAGCAAGGCCTACCGTCAGGCCGCCGAGCTGGTGGACAAGGAGCGGCTCTACACCCCGCTCCAGGCCGCTCAGCTCGCCAAGGAGACCTCCAAGGTGAAGCTGGACGCGACCGTCGAGGTCGCCATCCGCCTCGGCGTCGACCCGCGTAAGGCCGACCAGATGGTCCGCGGCACCGTCAACCTGCCGCACGGTACCGGCAAGACCGCCCGCGTCATCGTCTTCGCCACCGGCGACAAGGCCGCTGAGGCCGAGGCCGCCGGTGCCGACGCTGTGGGCTCCGAGGACCTGATCGAGCGCATCCAGGGCGGCTGGCTCGACTTCGACGCCGCGATCGCGACGCCCGACCAGATGGCCAAGGTCGGCCGCATCGCCCGCATCCTTGGCCCGCGTGGCCTGATGCCGAACCCGAAGACCGGCACCGTGACCCCCGAGGTCACCAAGGCGGTCAACGAGATCAAGGGCGGTAAGATCAACTTCCGCGTCGACAAGCAGGCCAACCTGCACATCGTCATCGGCAAGGTCTCGTTCGACCAGGCCAAGCTGGTGGAGAACTACGCCGCCGCGCTCGACGAGATCCTGCGGGCGAAGCCGTCCGCGGCCAAGGGCCGGTTCCTGAAGAAGATCACCTTCAGCACCACCATGGGCCCCGGCATCCCGGTCGATCCGGCCCGCACCCGCAACCTCCTTGAGGATGAAGTGCAGGTCTGA
- the rplK gene encoding 50S ribosomal protein L11 produces the protein MPPKKKKLAAIIKLQIKAGLANPAPPVGPALGQHGVNIMEFCKAYNAATESQRGTVVPVEISVYEDRSFDFKLKTPPAARMLLKAAGVEKGSAEPHKVKVAKVTWDQVREIAETKQADLNANDIDQAAKIIAGTARSMGITVE, from the coding sequence ATGCCACCGAAGAAGAAGAAGCTCGCAGCGATCATCAAGCTGCAGATCAAGGCGGGCCTGGCCAACCCGGCCCCGCCGGTCGGCCCCGCGCTGGGCCAGCACGGCGTCAACATCATGGAGTTCTGCAAGGCCTACAACGCCGCGACCGAGTCGCAGCGTGGCACCGTGGTGCCGGTCGAGATCTCCGTGTATGAGGACCGCTCGTTCGACTTCAAGCTCAAGACCCCGCCCGCCGCGCGCATGCTGCTCAAGGCCGCCGGTGTGGAGAAGGGTTCGGCTGAGCCGCACAAGGTCAAGGTCGCCAAGGTGACCTGGGACCAGGTGCGCGAGATCGCCGAGACCAAGCAGGCCGACCTCAACGCCAACGACATCGACCAGGCCGCGAAGATCATCGCCGGTACTGCTCGGTCGATGGGCATCACGGTCGAATAA
- the nusG gene encoding transcription termination/antitermination protein NusG, which yields MTSENGAADGSEPTSLTDDEELLESADGQVESTEADAADDSADTDDAAEDEADVAEVPAQAAPIDEAPADPVAEMRDALRRAPGDWYVVHSYAGYENKVKTNLETRIQTLDMEDYIFQVEVPTEEVTEIKNGQRKQVQRKVLPGYILVRMELNDPSWSAVRNTPGVTGFVGATSKPSPLTIDEVLKFLLPQVEEAKPAKGSATAQSRGPQVEVDFEIGESVTVMDGPFATLPATISEVNADGQKLKVLVSIFGRETPVELSFTQVSKI from the coding sequence GTGACCTCCGAGAACGGCGCCGCCGACGGTAGCGAGCCGACCAGCCTCACCGACGACGAGGAGCTCCTCGAGTCGGCCGACGGCCAGGTCGAGTCCACCGAGGCCGACGCCGCGGACGACTCCGCCGACACTGACGACGCCGCGGAAGACGAAGCGGACGTCGCCGAGGTTCCGGCGCAGGCCGCCCCCATCGACGAGGCCCCGGCCGACCCGGTCGCCGAGATGCGCGACGCGCTGCGCCGCGCCCCGGGCGACTGGTACGTCGTGCACTCCTACGCGGGCTACGAGAACAAGGTCAAGACCAACCTCGAGACCCGGATCCAGACCCTCGACATGGAGGACTACATCTTCCAGGTCGAGGTGCCGACCGAAGAGGTCACCGAGATCAAGAACGGCCAGCGCAAGCAGGTGCAGCGCAAGGTGCTGCCCGGCTACATCCTGGTCCGCATGGAGCTCAACGACCCGTCGTGGTCCGCGGTGCGCAACACCCCCGGTGTGACGGGCTTCGTCGGCGCGACCTCCAAGCCGTCGCCGCTGACCATCGACGAGGTGCTGAAGTTCCTGCTTCCGCAGGTCGAGGAGGCCAAGCCCGCGAAGGGTTCGGCCACCGCGCAGTCGCGCGGCCCGCAGGTCGAGGTGGACTTCGAGATCGGCGAGTCGGTCACCGTCATGGACGGCCCGTTCGCCACGCTCCCCGCCACGATCAGCGAGGTCAACGCCGACGGGCAGAAGCTGAAGGTCCTGGTGTCGATCTTCGGCCGGGAGACCCCGGTCGAGCTGTCGTTCACCCAGGTCTCCAAGATCTGA
- the secE gene encoding preprotein translocase subunit SecE, with product MAEDKEREEGQERPSRPVTAAARRERRGTARPAARQDADGKVDKAKSVAKSDADAADKKGRPTPSRDRKDSKGSIFARMARFLREVVSELRKVIWPTRKQMIAYTTVVLVFVAFMIALISGLDLGLGKGVFWLFG from the coding sequence GTGGCCGAGGACAAGGAGCGGGAAGAGGGGCAGGAGCGCCCTTCTCGTCCGGTCACCGCCGCTGCGCGGCGTGAGCGTCGCGGCACGGCCCGTCCGGCCGCCCGCCAGGACGCCGACGGCAAGGTGGACAAGGCCAAGTCCGTGGCCAAGTCCGACGCCGACGCGGCCGACAAGAAGGGCCGCCCGACGCCCAGCCGGGACCGCAAGGACTCGAAGGGCTCGATCTTCGCCCGGATGGCCCGGTTCCTCCGCGAGGTCGTCTCCGAGCTGCGCAAGGTCATCTGGCCCACGCGCAAGCAGATGATCGCCTACACCACCGTGGTGCTGGTGTTCGTGGCCTTCATGATCGCCCTCATCTCGGGCCTTGACCTCGGCCTCGGCAAGGGCGTGTTCTGGCTGTTCGGCTGA